The following proteins come from a genomic window of Dreissena polymorpha isolate Duluth1 chromosome 1, UMN_Dpol_1.0, whole genome shotgun sequence:
- the LOC127853189 gene encoding NACHT and WD repeat domain-containing protein 2-like gives MQRPRETRPDLDSGCHFNIRHLEDVTDDGVNGSQGQLNGLSRYQHLHQSDFKVVDGLLRGGVDLERLPCQQAKVVRMFVCSSGQDFEAERNHLFANIYPQVRQYCRENHAVDFQLVDMYWGNTGLPATDPHKMAAVHEELRHCQRTSMGPNFVLFIGQKYGNAHVPTEIAVGEMDKIKAALEKAGHDVDVLDKWFKKEMNGTPQVYCIKESKKGLAHYPEDFAEIVNLLQTGSALADSTLAEKCSTSDFESLVKSGLLDLDRSSRDKNCLVYMRDIQNIGEHLGAKNAGTFVDLCSDTHTWDVGKKGSINVLRNFVEKSITSDNLLKTNISLNGCLLDEDASRKYISEIGRHFFSTVTKMVNERMTSRSSLYKDELLYELSLQWSHVRQCSGPYVSREEMLDAIKSYLLTETDQPLIIVGPRGSGKTSLIAKAASDINEAISNSDISMPTALIVRFVGETNMSRDIQPLLFTLCRQLAYVTRRYSQEVPFEYKYLKNHFIDLVQRGEYGGMLVILIDALDSISSTDNGSKLDWLPPRIASNVKIIITSGSENVDIMRRLENKVEHALTKLPDFNNVMCEELVKKLIMDCSETKKTVWYEEWKRIQTAFSAISSPLYARLVFEQTISQWRPFDEVSKEAIPRSVEEHVCHLFEALEKRHGAVPVQRMLGYLTAAEGGLSESELDDILSLDDTLLNEVYLVLNEYPNIRRMPHYFWARLRQDLRPYLTFVHTDGIATVQWRYKTMALVAKERYRTNGDGRIIEMFSNMADYFLGTWSDTKMKPFKHPAKMMALYKRVDSYDAQCRHVPSQPMSFGNYMLFNNRKLDLLPKLLVKCQRYDCLKSSVFCNYEWIASKLHTTSVQRVITAFDVHLDRETKLVADALRMSKSALRVKPDALAIELIGRLLPHIHKYPYIRDLIRQCDLDVQRCCPLVPNCQIYSAPGGPLQYECDVSAGNNGSPIDIDVFSNADGILLFAKPSYSQRLRVWELTNGEERPDIMLPVGTVKPSKDGKYFNILLENGKLKVFKADTGILHGEMEYGPGKISHVSVSSRYLVLVLFKGSGPYVFDIDRSELLHKFTYHTHAAAIHDSERYIAFNAERSILLYELPTMERRCVGTASDVAHDIIFVNDQPKCYVLTKTKLLETIVFDVINRRTSTKSILTDMEAKECIPSNSKKLMIVRCSKTLHVVDTIKDTVRSRLQKLPTGVFIDNSSQFSGAGFTRDDKLIVAARYTYLIVWDAETCSPVRVLQSDVSPMEKIFTSESANKVVTLLKNHTFQVWDLDNLDQDTDHAVEIHDNAVASLAVSFDTGYITSHDSKTPDARLVCLKSGKLVDTLQHSENSLDRLVEVVMSSDGAYAVTRARIAVDPNGLCSLTLDAVTDDVMWEVETASKVFHAISNRYIAFSPGYSNAAFVTCAFYNRCDWSENIYNVFIVHPETSTNYTIDFPCNTEFVAPPRIVDAEDTGYFVAVVQTSDIKDKQGKQETVRRNDVYLLMQKLNADHNPEDLCCVRVQSLSKEVGPTDAFIDIITVRDEMVLAVYGKDVGSYEFVLDKGILPPKIVRKGAFLYNVQYKTVMKHFPEFLDINSNIKDIQISSQSSIIVDGDMRVFNYENNSFHRQLKSCSFAQGTAKLVLDGRYIVGIAEDKRQIVVIRTNDDKVLGSVFVHGRATCLAVSTDDRTVVVGCDDGRIMILSVILEFADPLKEHIQHLHSRRDDEFQETLITNDIRRLSLTTPDQHRLSALLRQKAREETRRPPSYTTLERGVTISRQSNRRKDNASCSQQ, from the exons CTGGTGGACATGTACTGGGGCAACACGGGCCTGCCCGCGACTGACCCCCACAAGATGGCGGCCGTACACGAGGAACTGAGGCACTGTCAACGCACCTCTATGGGACCCAACTTCGTG CTGTTCATCGGTCAGAAGTACGGTAACGCGCATGTGCCGACAGAGATTGCTGTCGGCGAGATGGACAAGATCAAAGCAGCCCTCGAGAAGGCCGGACATGACGTGGATGTTCTGGATAAATGGTTCAAAAAGGAGATGAACGGGACTCCTCAGGTCTACTGCATAAAAGAATCAAAGAAAG GTCTGGCCCATTACCCGGAAGACTTCGCCGAGATTGTCAACCTCCTACAGACAGGGTCAGCCTTGGCCGACAGCACGCTGGCGGAGAAGTGCTCCACTTCCG ATTTTGAGAGTTTGGTGAAGTCCGGTTTACTCGATCTCGATCGTTCGTCCCGTGACAAAAATTGCCTGGTATACATGAGAGACATACAAAACATAGGGGAACACCTGGGGGCCAAGAACGCGGGGACGTTCGTAGATCTCTGTTCGGATACACACACTTGGGACGTCGGAAAGAAAGGGTCAATCAACGTGCTGAGAAACTTTGTTGAGAAAAGCATAACAAGCGACAACTTGCTGAAAACAAACATCTCATTGAACGGATGTTTGCTCGATGAAGATGCATCGCGGAAATATATTTCTGAAATAGGTAGACACTTCTTTTCGACTGTGACGAAGATGGTGAACGAGAGGATGACGAGCAGAAGCAGTCTATATAAAGATGAACTTTTGTACGAACTCTCCTTGCAATGGAGTCATGTGCGCCAGTGTTCCGGTCCATATGTGTCGCGTGAGGAGATGTTGGACGCGATCAAGAGCTACCTACTTACGGAGACCGACCAGCCTTTGATCATAGTGGGACCTCGGGGATCAGGAAAGACCAGCCTCATAGCAAAGGCTGCCAGTGATATAAACGAAGCAATATCTAACTCCGATATTTCTATGCCAACGGCATTAATTGTGCGTTTTGTGGGAGAAACAAACATGTCACGTGATATTCAGCCTTTATTGTTCACTTTGTGTCGTCAGCTCGCGTACGTTACGCGCCGTTACAGCCAGGAAGTTCCATTCGAATATAAATATCTTAAGAACCATTTTATTGACCTAGTTCAGCGTGGAGAATACGGCGGTATGCTAGTGATTCTTATCGATGCGCTAGATAGCATTTCCTCCACGGATAACGGCTCAAAACTAGACTGGCTACCTCCGCGAATTGCGTCCAATGTCAAAATTATCATTACGTCTGGCTCAGAGAACGTAGACATAATGCGGAGATTAGAGAACAAAGTCGAACACGCACTTACAAAATTGCCTGACTTCAACAATGTGATGTGCGAAGAGCTTGTGAAGAAGCTGATAATGGACTGTAGTGAGACCAAAAAGACGGTCTGGTACGAGGAATGGAAGCGGATACAGACGGCCTTTTCCGCGATCTCCTCGCCTCTGTACGCCCGGCTTGTATTCGAGCAGACCATATCACAATGGCGACCGTTCGACGAGGTGAGCAAGGAAGCGATCCCTCGGTCAGTGGAAGAACATGTTTGTCACTTGTTTGAAGCCCTGGAGAAACGCCATGGGGCGGTCCCGGTGCAGCGCATGCTCGGTTATCTTACAGCCGCTGAGGGCGGTCTCAGCGAGTCGGAATTGGATGATATACTGTCGCTGGACGATACACTGCTGAATGAAGTGTATCTCGTCCTAAACGAGTATCCCAACATACGGCGAATGCCGCATTATTTCTGGGCTCGATTACGACAGGATCTACGACCGTATTTGACATTTGTACACACGGATGGTATCGCCACTGTGCAATGGCGCTATAAAACGATGGCGTTGGTTGCCAAAGAGAGGTATCGGACAAATGGAGATGGCAGAATAATTGAAAtgttttccaatatggcggactATTTTCTCGGCACATGGTCAGATACAAAAATGAAGCCATTTAAGCATCCTGCTAAGATGATGGCTTTGTACAAGCGTGTCGACAGCTATGACGCGCAGTGCCGACATGTTCCGTCGCAACCAATGTCATTTGGAAACTACATGCTCTTCAACAACAGAAAACTTGACCTTTTGCCAAAGCTTCTGGTAAAGTGTCAGCGGTACGATTGTTTGAAGTCGTCAGTTTTCTGCAACTATGAGTGGATTGCAAGCAAATTGCACACGACGTCCGTTCAACGAGTTATCACTGCGTTTGATGTGCATCTCGACCGCGAAACAAAGCTTGTAGCCGACGCTTTGCGCATGTCCAAATCAGCTCTTAGGGTTAAGCCAGACGCGTTAGCCATAGAGTTGATTGGGCGATTACTGCCGCATATCCACAAGTATCCCTATATTCGAGATTTGATACGTCAGTGTGACCTAGACGTACAGCGCTGTTGCCCGCTGGTGCCCAACTGTCAGATTTATAGCGCGCCTGGTGGACCCCTGCAGTATGAATGTGACGTCAGCGCCGGAAACAATGGCAGCCCAATCGACATCGACGTTTTCTCGAATGCCGACGGAATACTATTGTTCGCGAAGCCGAGTTATAGCCAACGGCTCCGCGTATGGGAGCTCACAAATGGCGAAGAGCGACCAGACATCATGCTGCCAGTAGGAACCGTTAAGCCATCCAAGGACGGGAAgtacttcaatattttacttgAGAATGGCAAACTGAAAGTCTTTAAGGCGGACACAGGGATCTTACACGGCGAGATGGAGTACGGACCTGGCAAGATTTCTCACGTAAGCGTGTCCAGTCGGTACCTGGTCTTGGTTCTGTTCAAAGGCTCGGGTCCATACGTGTTCGATATTGACAGGAGTGAGCTGCTGCACAAGTTCACGTACCACACCCACGCGGCCGCCATTCACGACAGCGAGAGATACATCGCGTTTAATGCCGAAAGAAGCATTCTCTTGTACGAGCTTCCTACCATGGAACGTCGCTGCGTGGGGACGGCCTCTGACGTAGCGCATGACATCATATTCGTGAACGACCAGCCAAAGTGTTATGTATTGACAAAAACCAAACTATTGGAAACAATCGTATTCGATGTGATTAACCGGAGGACGTCTACGAAATCTATTCTCACAGACATGGAAGCGAAGGAATGCATACCTTCTAACTCCAAAAAGTTGATGATTGTTCGTTGTAGCAAAACTTTGCACGTGGTAGACACGATTAAGGATACCGTACGGTCAAGATTACAGAAGTTGCCAACAGGAGTGTTTATTGACAACAGTTCACAGTTTAGCGGAGCTGGTTTTACGCGAGACGACAAATTAATCGTGGCTGCGCGCTACACTTACCTTATCGTATGGGATGCAGAAACCTGCTCGCCAGTCCGCGTTCTACAGTCGGACGTTTCTCCCATGGAAAAGATTTTTACATCCGAGTCCGCGAACAAAGTCGTGACGCTGTTGAAAAATCATACATTCCAGGTGTGGGACCTAGACAATCTAGATCAAGACACCGACCACGCGGTTGAAATTCACGACAATGCTGTCGCCTCTCTCGCAGTGTCGTTTGATACGGGGTATATTACTTCGCACGACAGCAAGACACCTGACGCAAGACTCGTGTGCTTAAAGAGCGGCAAGCTCGTTGATACACTCCAGCACAGCGAAAACTCATTAGACCGCCTCGTGGAGGTGGTAATGTCATCAGACGGCGCTTATGCCGTGACGAGGGCGCGAATCGCCGTGGACCCAAACGGACTATGTAGCCTAACGCTCGATGCAGTGACTGATGACGTCATGTGGGAAGTGGAGACAGCCTCCAAAGTATTCCATGCCATCTCAAATAG GTATATTGCATTCAGCCCCGGATACTCAAACGCTGCATTTGTCACGTGCGCCTTCTACAATCGCTGCGACTGGAGCGAGAATATCTACAACGTGTTCATCGTCCACCCAGAGACCTCCACCAACTATACTATCGACTTCCCCTGCAACACTGAATTCGTGGCGCCACCTAGAATTGTTGATGCAGAAGACACTGGTTATTTCGTTGCTGTTGTGCAGACAAGCGACATAAAGGACAAGCAGGGAAAACAGGAAACGGTACGAAGAAACGACGTATATTTGTTGATGCAGAAACTGAATGCAGATCACAATCCTGAGGATTTGTGTTGTGTTCGTGTTCAAAGTTTATCGAAGGAAGTCGGACCTACAGATGCCTTTATAGACATTATTACAGTCAGAGATGAAATGGTTCTTGCTGTTTATGGAAAGGACGTGGGGTCTTACGAATTTGTACTTGACAAAGGTATTTTGCCTCCAAAGATAGTTCGTAAAGGTGCTTTCCTTTACAATGTTCAATACAAGACGGTCATGAAACATTTCCCTGAATTTCTGGATATCAATTCTAATATTAAAGACATACAAATTTCTAGTCAGTCGAGTATAATTGTTGATGGTGATATGCGAGTTTTCAACTACGAAAACAACTCATTCCATCGCCAATTGAAATCCTGCTCTTTCGCGCAAGGAACCGCAAAACTTGTCCTAGATGGGCGTTACATAGTTGGCATAGCAGAAGACAAGCGTCAGATTGTTGTCATTCGCACTAACGACGACAAGGTTTTAGGCTCTGTCTTTGTTCATGGTCGTGCAACATGTCTAGCAGTGTCAACCGACGACCGTACAGTTGTGGTGGGCTGCGATGACGGGCGTATCATGATACTGAGTGTGATATTGGAGTTCGCGGACCCGCTGAAAGAGCATATCCAACATCTACACAGCCGCCGGGACGATGAATTCCAGGAGACACTGATCACAAACGATATTCGCCGTCTGTCTCTCACCACACCGGACCAGCACCGGCTGTCGGCACTGTTACGACAGAAGGCGCGCGAGGAGACGCGACGTCCGCCGTCCTACACAACGCTAGAACGCGGCGTTACGATTTCGCGTCAATCAAACCGTCGCAAAGATAACGCAAGTTGTTCACAGCAGTGA
- the LOC127853364 gene encoding fructose-bisphosphate aldolase-like, which translates to MPLFPQYLTPEQEDELRQIANQIVAPGKGILAADESTGSMGKRLEPIGVENNEENRRRYRELLFTTDACIAENISGVIMYHETFYQKAKDGTPFTKILLQRGILPGIKVDKGIVPLAGTDDECTTQGLDGLSERCAQYKKDGAQFAKWRCVLKIGSHNPSYQAMLENANVLARYASICQQNGLVPIVEPEVLPDGTHDLYTAQKVTEQVLAFTYKALADHHVFLEGTLLKPNMVTAGQSCTTKFTANDIAKATVTALSRTVPPAVTGVTFLSGGQSEEDASINLSAINAFSGRKPWALTFSYGRALQASVLKAWQGKEENVKAAQNELIMRAKANGLAALGQYKGDVKSAAAGQSLFVEKHAY; encoded by the exons ATGCCACTGTTTCCACAGTATCTGACCCCTGAGCAGGAAGATGAACTCCGCCAGATTGCCAATCAGATTGTGGCACCTGGAAAAGGAATTCTGGCTGCTGATGAATCAACAG GTTCAATGGGCAAGAGACTGGAACCAATTGGTGTGGAAAACAATGAGGAAAACCGCAGACGTTACCGTGAATTGCTGTTCACAACTGATGCTTGCATTGCTGAAAACATCAGTGGTGTGATTATGTACCATGAAACCTTCTACCAGAAAGCAAAAGATG GCACTCCATTCACCAAGATTCTGCTGCAGAGAGGAATCCTGCCGGGTATCAAGGTGGACAAAGGCATTGTCCCCCTTGCTGGCACTGATGATGAATGCACAACCCAGG GTCTGGACGGGCTGTCTGAGCGCTGCGCCCAGTACAAGAAGGACGGTGCCCAGTTTGCCAAGTGGCGCTGCGTTCTGAAGATCGGCTCCCACAATCCGTCCTACCAGGCCATGCTGGAGAACGCCAACGTGCTCGCAAGATACGCCAGCATCTGCCAACAG AATGGACTGGTGCCAATTGTGGAGCCAGAAGTGCTTCCCGACGGCACACATGACCTGTACACAGCACAGAAAGTCACAGAACAG GTGCTGGCGTTTACATACAAGGCGCTTGCTGACCACCACGTGTTCCTTGAAGGCACCTTGCTGAAGCCCAACATGGTGACCGCTGGCCAGTCATGCACCACCAAGTTCACGGCCAATGATATTGCTAAGGCCACGGTCACTGCACTCAGCAGGACTGTTCCACCTGCAGTCACAG GAGTTACATTCCTGTCTGGGGGTCAGTCAGAAGAGGATGCATCCATCAACTTGAGTGCTATCAATGCATTCAGCGGACGCAAACCCTGGGCTCTCACGTTCTCGTATGGGCGTGCTCTCCAGGCCAGCGTGTTGAAGGCCTGGCAAGGCAAAGAAGAGAATGTTAAGGCTGCACAGAATGAACTCATCATGAGGGCCAAG GCCAATGGACTGGCTGCCCTGGGACAGTACAAAGGGGATGTCAAGAGTGCGGCTGCAGGACAGTCGTTGTTTGTAGAGAAACACGCTTATTAA